One genomic window of Pseudomonas aeruginosa includes the following:
- the trmA gene encoding tRNA (uridine(54)-C5)-methyltransferase TrmA — MSRPQFDPSAYAAQLEDKKSRLAGLLAPFAAPAPEVFESPREHYRLRAEFRLWRETGNEKRHYAMFEQGDKHTPILIEDFPIASRRINELMPRLKAAWADPALGFKLFQVEFLTTLAGDALITLCYHRPIDDAWRQAAEKLAAELGVNLVGRSRGKRIVVGRDYVEEELSVAGRRFRYRQPEGAFTQPNGEVNQKMLGWAYEALGQRDDDLLELYCGNGNFTLPLATRVRKVLATEISKSSVNAALANLADNAVDNVSLVRLSAEELTQALNEVRPFRRLADIDLKSYAFGSVFVDPPRAGMDPDTCELARRFERILYISCNPETLAQNIAQLHDTHRISRCALFDQFPYTHHMESGVLLERR, encoded by the coding sequence ATGAGCCGTCCACAGTTCGACCCCAGCGCCTACGCCGCGCAACTGGAAGACAAGAAGTCCCGCCTCGCCGGATTGCTGGCCCCGTTCGCGGCACCCGCGCCGGAGGTCTTCGAGTCGCCGCGCGAACATTACCGGCTGCGCGCCGAATTCCGCCTGTGGCGGGAAACCGGCAACGAGAAGCGTCACTACGCGATGTTCGAGCAGGGCGACAAGCACACGCCGATCCTGATCGAGGATTTCCCCATCGCCAGCCGCCGCATCAACGAACTGATGCCGCGCCTGAAGGCGGCCTGGGCCGACCCGGCGCTGGGCTTCAAGCTGTTCCAGGTGGAGTTTCTCACCACCCTGGCCGGCGACGCGCTGATCACCCTCTGCTACCACCGGCCGATCGACGACGCCTGGCGACAGGCAGCGGAAAAGCTCGCGGCGGAACTGGGCGTGAACCTGGTGGGGCGTTCGCGCGGCAAGCGCATCGTCGTCGGACGCGACTATGTGGAGGAGGAACTGTCGGTCGCCGGCCGGCGCTTCCGCTACCGCCAGCCCGAGGGGGCTTTCACCCAGCCCAACGGCGAGGTCAACCAGAAGATGCTCGGCTGGGCCTACGAGGCGCTCGGCCAGCGCGACGACGACCTGCTCGAACTGTACTGCGGCAACGGCAACTTCACCCTGCCCCTGGCCACCCGGGTACGCAAGGTGCTGGCCACCGAGATCAGCAAGTCCTCGGTCAATGCGGCGCTGGCCAACCTGGCCGACAACGCGGTGGACAACGTCAGCCTGGTGCGCCTGTCGGCCGAAGAGCTGACCCAGGCGCTGAACGAGGTTCGCCCGTTCCGCCGCCTGGCCGACATCGACCTGAAGAGCTACGCCTTCGGCAGTGTCTTCGTCGATCCGCCACGAGCCGGCATGGATCCGGACACCTGCGAGCTGGCCCGACGCTTCGAGCGCATCCTGTACATTTCGTGCAACCCGGAAACCCTGGCGCAGAACATCGCCCAACTGCACGACACGCACCGGATCAGCCGCTGCGCGCTGTTCGACCAGTTCCCCTACACCCACCACATGGAAAGCGGCGTCCTGCTCGAACGCCGCTGA
- the sfsA gene encoding DNA/RNA nuclease SfsA: MRFEQPLEEGRLLRRYKRFLADIESAGGERLTIHCPNTGSMLNCMSEGCRVWFSRSNDPKRKLPGTWELSETPQGRLACVNTARANRLVEEALLAGDIAELAGFTALRREVAYGVENSRADFRLEYPTGALFIEVKSVTLGFDETAVAAFPDAVTLRGAKHLRELAALAREGIRAVQLYCVNLSGVEAVRPADEIDPAYGKALREAAQAGVEVLAYGAEVTTEGLHLARRLPVRL; this comes from the coding sequence ATGCGTTTCGAGCAGCCACTGGAAGAAGGCCGCCTGCTGCGTCGCTACAAGCGTTTCCTCGCCGATATCGAGAGCGCCGGCGGCGAGCGCCTGACTATCCACTGTCCGAATACCGGTTCGATGCTCAATTGCATGAGCGAAGGTTGCCGGGTCTGGTTCAGCCGCTCCAACGACCCCAAGCGCAAGCTGCCGGGGACCTGGGAGCTGAGCGAGACTCCGCAGGGCCGCCTGGCCTGCGTCAACACGGCGCGGGCCAACCGCCTGGTAGAGGAGGCGCTGCTGGCCGGGGACATCGCGGAGCTTGCCGGTTTCACCGCTCTGCGCCGGGAAGTGGCCTACGGCGTGGAGAACAGTCGCGCCGACTTTCGCCTGGAATACCCCACGGGCGCACTGTTCATCGAGGTGAAGAGCGTCACCCTGGGCTTCGACGAAACCGCTGTGGCGGCCTTTCCCGACGCGGTGACGCTGCGCGGCGCCAAGCACCTGCGCGAACTGGCGGCGCTGGCGCGGGAGGGGATCCGCGCGGTGCAGCTGTACTGCGTGAACCTTTCCGGGGTCGAGGCGGTGCGCCCCGCCGACGAGATCGATCCAGCCTATGGCAAGGCGTTGCGCGAGGCGGCGCAAGCGGGCGTCGAGGTGCTGGCCTATGGCGCCGAGGTGACGACGGAAGGATTGCACCTGGCGCGGCGCCTCCCGGTGCGACTCTGA
- a CDS encoding pyridoxal phosphate-dependent aminotransferase gives MATSYSARSRAIEPFHVMALLARANELQAAGHDVIHLEIGEPDFTTAKPIVEAGRAALAAGHTRYTAARGLPALREAIAKFYGERYGVDLDPQRVLVTPGGSGALLLASSLLVDPGRHWLLADPGYPCNRHFLRLVEGAAQLVPVGPDSRYQLTPDLIERHWDSDSVGALVATPANPTGTLLDRDELAGLSGALKARGGHLVVDEIYHGLTYGVDATSVLEVDDDAFVLNSFSKYFGMTGWRLGWLVAPAAAVPELEKLAQNLYISAPSMAQQAALACFEPTTIAILEERREEFARRRDFLLPALRELGFGIAVEPEGAFYLYADISAFGGDAYAFCKHFIETEHVAFTPGLDFGRHQAGHHVRFAYTQNLPRLQEAVERIARGLKNWRP, from the coding sequence ATGGCTACCTCCTATAGCGCGCGCAGTCGGGCCATCGAGCCTTTCCATGTCATGGCCCTGCTGGCGCGGGCCAACGAGTTGCAGGCCGCCGGCCACGATGTGATCCACCTGGAGATCGGCGAGCCGGACTTCACCACGGCCAAGCCGATCGTCGAGGCCGGGCGCGCCGCCCTGGCCGCCGGGCATACCCGCTACACCGCCGCCCGCGGCCTGCCGGCGCTGCGCGAGGCGATCGCGAAATTCTACGGCGAACGCTACGGGGTCGACCTCGACCCACAGCGCGTGCTGGTCACTCCGGGCGGTTCCGGAGCCCTGCTGCTGGCCAGCAGCTTGCTGGTCGACCCCGGCCGCCACTGGTTGCTCGCCGACCCGGGCTACCCGTGCAACAGGCATTTCCTGCGCCTGGTGGAAGGCGCCGCGCAACTGGTGCCGGTGGGGCCGGACAGCCGTTACCAACTGACACCGGATCTCATCGAGCGGCACTGGGATTCAGACAGTGTAGGCGCTCTGGTGGCGACGCCGGCGAATCCGACCGGGACCCTGCTCGATCGCGACGAACTGGCCGGCCTGTCGGGCGCCTTGAAGGCCCGCGGCGGGCACCTGGTGGTGGACGAGATCTATCACGGCCTGACCTATGGCGTGGACGCCACGTCGGTGCTGGAAGTCGACGACGACGCTTTCGTCCTGAATAGTTTTTCCAAGTATTTCGGCATGACCGGCTGGCGCCTGGGCTGGCTGGTGGCGCCGGCAGCGGCGGTACCTGAGCTGGAGAAGCTGGCGCAGAACCTCTACATCAGCGCGCCGAGCATGGCCCAGCAGGCCGCGCTGGCCTGTTTCGAGCCGACCACCATCGCCATTCTCGAAGAGCGTCGCGAAGAGTTCGCCCGCCGTCGCGACTTCCTCCTGCCGGCCCTGCGCGAGCTGGGTTTCGGAATCGCCGTGGAGCCGGAAGGCGCCTTCTATCTCTACGCCGATATCAGTGCGTTCGGCGGCGATGCCTACGCCTTCTGCAAGCACTTCATCGAGACCGAGCACGTGGCCTTCACTCCGGGGCTGGATTTCGGCCGCCACCAGGCCGGCCACCACGTGCGTTTCGCCTATACCCAGAACCTGCCGCGCCTGCAGGAAGCGGTGGAGCGGATCGCCCGCGGCCTGAAGAACTGGCGGCCCTGA